A genomic window from Flavobacterium johnsoniae includes:
- a CDS encoding RsmB/NOP family class I SAM-dependent RNA methyltransferase: MRLHRNLVYTTIDSLNAIFNEGEYADKVVARALKKDKRWGSSDRKFVAETIYEIVRWKRLYAEIAEVKEPYDRDNLWRMFAVWAVLRGYPIPDWRQLEGTPERKIKGRFDELSKNRALKESIPDWMDELGVKELGEKVWSKEIAAQNQPAKVILRTNTLKGTKESLRNTLMDLNIETEYLKDQPEALVLKERANVFLTDAFKQGLFEVQDANSQLVAGFLDVKPGMRVVDTCAGAGGKTLHMASLMENKGQLIAMDLYESKLKQLKLRAKRNGAFNIEYRIIDSTKVIKKLHEKADRVLIDAPCSGLGVLKRNPDSKWKLQPEFIDNIRKVQSEVLESYSKIVKPGGKLVYATCSVLPSENQEQVEKFLKTEIGQQFTFVEDRKMLASESGFDGFYMALLERKK, encoded by the coding sequence ATGAGATTACACAGAAATTTAGTTTATACTACCATTGACTCTTTGAATGCTATTTTCAACGAAGGAGAATATGCCGATAAAGTGGTAGCTAGAGCATTAAAAAAAGACAAACGTTGGGGAAGTTCTGACAGGAAGTTTGTTGCTGAAACGATATACGAAATTGTTCGTTGGAAACGATTGTACGCTGAAATTGCCGAAGTAAAAGAACCTTACGATAGAGATAACCTTTGGAGAATGTTTGCCGTTTGGGCAGTTCTACGCGGTTACCCAATTCCAGATTGGAGACAATTGGAAGGAACACCAGAAAGAAAAATAAAAGGCCGTTTTGACGAATTATCTAAAAACAGAGCTTTAAAAGAATCTATTCCGGATTGGATGGATGAATTGGGAGTAAAAGAACTAGGAGAAAAAGTTTGGTCGAAAGAAATTGCAGCACAAAATCAGCCCGCAAAAGTTATTCTTAGAACAAATACTTTGAAAGGAACTAAAGAAAGCCTTAGAAATACTTTGATGGATTTAAATATTGAAACAGAATATTTAAAAGATCAACCTGAAGCTTTAGTTTTAAAAGAAAGAGCAAATGTATTTTTGACAGATGCATTTAAACAAGGACTTTTTGAAGTTCAGGATGCTAACTCGCAATTAGTTGCAGGATTTCTTGACGTAAAACCAGGAATGCGCGTAGTTGATACTTGTGCAGGAGCTGGAGGAAAAACATTGCACATGGCTTCTTTAATGGAAAATAAAGGACAGCTAATTGCAATGGATTTGTACGAAAGCAAATTGAAACAATTGAAATTAAGAGCAAAAAGAAATGGCGCTTTTAATATTGAATATAGAATTATTGACAGCACGAAAGTGATCAAAAAATTGCACGAAAAAGCTGATCGTGTTTTAATTGACGCCCCTTGTAGCGGATTAGGGGTTTTAAAAAGAAATCCAGATTCTAAATGGAAATTACAACCTGAATTTATCGATAATATTCGTAAAGTTCAAAGTGAGGTTTTAGAAAGTTATTCTAAAATTGTAAAACCAGGCGGAAAATTAGTTTATGCAACTTGTTCTGTTTTACCATCAGAAAATCAGGAGCAAGTGGAAAAATTCTTAAAAACAGAAATCGGGCAACAATTTACTTTTGTTGAAGATCGTAAAATGCTTGCGTCTGAATCTGGGTTTGACGGATTCTACATGGCACTTTTGGAAAGAAAAAAATAA
- a CDS encoding AMP-binding protein, with product MPNLTHRNVHNYFKLNGYHLNANDLCRVAYSYVKEGDAYERSIGEFFLDWFDKKDYIEMTTSGTTGLPKLVKLEKQAMIQSALATGDFFDLKPGDKALLCLPTQFIAGKMMLVRSLILGLELDVVSPSLHPLELNTTTYDFVAMVPLQVQNSINGLSKVRKLIIGGAKMDSSLEEKLLPLKTEIYETYGMTETITHIAAKRLGDSVFSILPNVKISQDDRGCLVINVATISDEAIVTNDLVELLNDQQFIFLGRIDNVINSGGVKLIPEQIEAKLTGKINSRFFVTGLPDTTLGEKLVLVIEGEKQEFPADFFDVLGKYEKPKEIVFVSKFKENENGKLLRKPTLQE from the coding sequence ATGCCAAATTTGACTCATAGAAATGTACACAATTATTTTAAATTAAATGGCTATCATTTAAATGCCAATGATTTATGTCGCGTTGCATATAGTTATGTTAAAGAAGGTGACGCATACGAAAGATCAATTGGTGAATTCTTTTTAGATTGGTTTGATAAAAAGGATTATATAGAAATGACAACTTCAGGAACGACTGGTCTTCCTAAATTAGTGAAATTAGAAAAGCAGGCGATGATTCAGTCGGCACTTGCAACGGGCGATTTTTTCGATTTGAAACCTGGAGATAAAGCTTTATTATGCCTTCCGACACAATTTATTGCAGGCAAAATGATGTTGGTTCGAAGTTTAATTTTAGGATTAGAACTAGATGTTGTTTCTCCGAGTCTTCATCCGCTTGAGCTAAATACAACAACATACGATTTTGTTGCGATGGTTCCGCTTCAAGTTCAAAATTCAATTAATGGACTTTCAAAAGTTCGTAAATTGATTATTGGTGGAGCTAAAATGGATTCTTCTTTAGAAGAAAAACTTTTACCGCTTAAAACAGAGATTTATGAAACCTACGGAATGACAGAAACGATTACGCATATTGCGGCAAAACGTTTAGGAGATTCTGTTTTTTCAATTCTACCAAATGTAAAAATATCGCAAGACGACCGCGGATGTTTGGTTATCAATGTTGCAACAATTTCTGATGAAGCGATTGTAACGAATGATTTGGTAGAATTATTAAATGATCAACAATTTATTTTTTTAGGAAGAATTGACAATGTAATTAATAGTGGAGGAGTGAAGTTGATTCCTGAGCAGATTGAAGCTAAATTAACAGGGAAAATAAATAGCAGGTTTTTTGTAACTGGACTTCCAGACACTACTTTAGGAGAAAAATTAGTTTTGGTTATTGAAGGAGAAAAACAAGAATTTCCAGCAGATTTTTTTGATGTTCTCGGTAAATATGAAAAACCAAAAGAAATAGTTTTTGTTTCTAAATTTAAAGAAAACGAAAACGGAAAGTTGTTAAGAAAACCAACTTTACAAGAGTAA